A genomic region of Antennarius striatus isolate MH-2024 chromosome 16, ASM4005453v1, whole genome shotgun sequence contains the following coding sequences:
- the luc7l3 gene encoding luc7-like protein 3 isoform X1: MLSAAQLLDELMGRDRNLAPDEKRCNVRWDDESVCRYYLCGFCPAELFTNTRSDLGPCEKIHDENLRTTYEKSSRFMKEGYERDFLRYLQSLLAEVERRIRRGHARLALSQAQQNAGGSCLQGPGPSGKNDEKVQVLTEKIEDLVIQIEELGSEGRVEEAQGMMKLVEQLKEERELLGSTPSTIESFAAQEKQMEVCEVCGAFLIVGDAQSRVDDHLMGKQHMGYAKIKSTVEELKEKLRRRSEDPQGENPALRRDKEDREREREEREKKRKEEEEKEKEREKEREKEREREREREKERDRERDRDRDRERERERERDRRSRRSHSNSHHSSRASDRKRSRSRDRRRSRSRDKDRERDRKRSRSRDRDRERDRERDRERRRSRERSDRKRRSRSRDRRRSRSSDRKSHRHRSRSREKEREKEKDREKEKEREREREREKEKERERSSKDKDRKNTEERSSSKKDKHADGDAPSIKVLSEAEPMETEAAASASSPLLNGQQELLHSEGDTQSN, translated from the exons ATGCTTTCGGCAGCCCAACTACTCGATGAGTTGATGGGCCGAGATAGAAACTTGGCACCTGACGAGAAACGATGCAATGTGCGATGGGATGATGAGAGC GTCTGTCGGTACTATCTGTGTGGTTTTTGCCCAGCTGAGCTTTTCACAAACACCCGCTCAGATTTGG GCCCCTGTGAGAAAATCCACGATGAAAATCTAAGGACAAC GTATGAGAAAAGCTCCCGCTTCATGAAGGAGGGCTATGAGCGTGACTTCTTGCGGTATCTGCAGTCCCTCTTGGCAGAGGTGGAAAGGCGCATTCGTAGAGGACATGCTCGTCTTGCACTTTCCCAGGCCCAGCAGAATGCAGGG GGTTCATGCTTGCAGGGCCCTGGTCCGTCAGGAAAGAATGATGAAAAGGTTCAAGTGTTGACAGAGAAGATTGAAGATCTGGTCATACAG aTTGAGGAGCTGGGGTCAGAAGGTCGAGTGGAGGAGGCCCAGGGAATGATGAAGCTGGTGGAGCAgctgaaagaagaaagagagcTGCTCGGCTCCACTCCTTCG ACGATTGAGAGCTTTGCCGCCCAGGAGAAACAGATGGaagtgtgtgaggtgtgtggggccttcctcattgtgggtgaTGCACAGTCTCGCGTTGATGACCACTTAATGGGAAAACAGCACATGGGCTATGCCAAGATCAAGTCCACTGTCGAGGAGCTTAAG GAGAAATTACGTCGCCGGTCAGAAGACCCTCAAGGTGAAAACCCAGCTCTCAGGAGGGATAAAGAAGACCGAGAGCGTGAGAgggaagaaagggaaaaaaagcgcaaagaggaggaagagaaggaaaaggaacGGGAGAAAGAACGTGAGAAGgagcgagaaagagagagggagcgtgagaaggagagagacagagaacggGACAGAGATAGAGACCGGGAAAGggaaagggagagggagagggacagGAGGTCACGCCGCAGCCACTCCAACAGCCATCATTCCAGTCGAGCATCGGACAGGAAGCGGAGCAGATCCCGTGATCGCCGGCGGTCTAGGAGCAGAGACAAGGACAGAGAGAGGGACCGTAAACGTAGCAG GAGccgagacagagacagagaaagggaCAGGGAGAGGGACAGGGAGAGGAGGCGCAGTCGTGAACGCTCCGACAGGAAGCGTCGCTCCCGCAGCCGTGATAGGAGGAGGTCACGCAGCTCCGACCGGAAATCCCACCGTCATCGCAGTCgcagcagagagaaggagagggagaaggagaaggacagagagaaggagaaggagagggagagggagagagagagagagaaggagaaggagagagaacgGTCATCAAAAGACAAAG atcGTAAGAAcacagaggagaggagcagcTCTAAGAAAGACAAGCACGCTGACGGCGATGCACCTTCCATCAAGGTTTTGTCAGAAGCTGAGCCGATGGAGACGGAGGCGGCTGCCTCCGCCTCCTCCCCTCTGCTTAACGGCCAACAAGAGCTCCTCCATTCTGAAGGTGACACTCAGTCCAATTAA
- the luc7l3 gene encoding luc7-like protein 3 isoform X2 translates to MLSAAQLLDELMGRDRNLAPDEKRCNVRWDDESVCRYYLCGFCPAELFTNTRSDLGPCEKIHDENLRTTYEKSSRFMKEGYERDFLRYLQSLLAEVERRIRRGHARLALSQAQQNAGGPGPSGKNDEKVQVLTEKIEDLVIQIEELGSEGRVEEAQGMMKLVEQLKEERELLGSTPSTIESFAAQEKQMEVCEVCGAFLIVGDAQSRVDDHLMGKQHMGYAKIKSTVEELKEKLRRRSEDPQGENPALRRDKEDREREREEREKKRKEEEEKEKEREKEREKEREREREREKERDRERDRDRDRERERERERDRRSRRSHSNSHHSSRASDRKRSRSRDRRRSRSRDKDRERDRKRSRSRDRDRERDRERDRERRRSRERSDRKRRSRSRDRRRSRSSDRKSHRHRSRSREKEREKEKDREKEKEREREREREKEKERERSSKDKDRKNTEERSSSKKDKHADGDAPSIKVLSEAEPMETEAAASASSPLLNGQQELLHSEGDTQSN, encoded by the exons ATGCTTTCGGCAGCCCAACTACTCGATGAGTTGATGGGCCGAGATAGAAACTTGGCACCTGACGAGAAACGATGCAATGTGCGATGGGATGATGAGAGC GTCTGTCGGTACTATCTGTGTGGTTTTTGCCCAGCTGAGCTTTTCACAAACACCCGCTCAGATTTGG GCCCCTGTGAGAAAATCCACGATGAAAATCTAAGGACAAC GTATGAGAAAAGCTCCCGCTTCATGAAGGAGGGCTATGAGCGTGACTTCTTGCGGTATCTGCAGTCCCTCTTGGCAGAGGTGGAAAGGCGCATTCGTAGAGGACATGCTCGTCTTGCACTTTCCCAGGCCCAGCAGAATGCAGGG GGCCCTGGTCCGTCAGGAAAGAATGATGAAAAGGTTCAAGTGTTGACAGAGAAGATTGAAGATCTGGTCATACAG aTTGAGGAGCTGGGGTCAGAAGGTCGAGTGGAGGAGGCCCAGGGAATGATGAAGCTGGTGGAGCAgctgaaagaagaaagagagcTGCTCGGCTCCACTCCTTCG ACGATTGAGAGCTTTGCCGCCCAGGAGAAACAGATGGaagtgtgtgaggtgtgtggggccttcctcattgtgggtgaTGCACAGTCTCGCGTTGATGACCACTTAATGGGAAAACAGCACATGGGCTATGCCAAGATCAAGTCCACTGTCGAGGAGCTTAAG GAGAAATTACGTCGCCGGTCAGAAGACCCTCAAGGTGAAAACCCAGCTCTCAGGAGGGATAAAGAAGACCGAGAGCGTGAGAgggaagaaagggaaaaaaagcgcaaagaggaggaagagaaggaaaaggaacGGGAGAAAGAACGTGAGAAGgagcgagaaagagagagggagcgtgagaaggagagagacagagaacggGACAGAGATAGAGACCGGGAAAGggaaagggagagggagagggacagGAGGTCACGCCGCAGCCACTCCAACAGCCATCATTCCAGTCGAGCATCGGACAGGAAGCGGAGCAGATCCCGTGATCGCCGGCGGTCTAGGAGCAGAGACAAGGACAGAGAGAGGGACCGTAAACGTAGCAG GAGccgagacagagacagagaaagggaCAGGGAGAGGGACAGGGAGAGGAGGCGCAGTCGTGAACGCTCCGACAGGAAGCGTCGCTCCCGCAGCCGTGATAGGAGGAGGTCACGCAGCTCCGACCGGAAATCCCACCGTCATCGCAGTCgcagcagagagaaggagagggagaaggagaaggacagagagaaggagaaggagagggagagggagagagagagagagaaggagaaggagagagaacgGTCATCAAAAGACAAAG atcGTAAGAAcacagaggagaggagcagcTCTAAGAAAGACAAGCACGCTGACGGCGATGCACCTTCCATCAAGGTTTTGTCAGAAGCTGAGCCGATGGAGACGGAGGCGGCTGCCTCCGCCTCCTCCCCTCTGCTTAACGGCCAACAAGAGCTCCTCCATTCTGAAGGTGACACTCAGTCCAATTAA